The bacterium DNA window CTCCGAAATGTGGACCAGGCCCTCGATGCTCTCGCCCACCTGGACGAAGGCTCCGAACGGCACCAGCTTGGTGACCCGCCCGTACACCAGCTCGCCCACCTGGTGGCTGGAGGCGAACTCCTGCCAGGGGTCTTGCTGGGTGGCCTTCAGCGACAGGCTGATGCGCTCCCGGTCGAGGTCCACTTCCAGCACCTGGACCTCGATCTCGTCGCCCACCTGCACCACGGCGCTGGGATGGTCGACGTGCTTCCAGGACAACTCGGACACGTGGACCAGACCGTCCATGCCGCCCAGGTCGACGAATGCCCCGAAGTTGACCACCGAAGACACCACACCGCTGCGGCGCTCGCCTGGCTTGAGATTGTCCAAGAATGCCTCGCGCTGCTCCTTCTCGGTCTCCTCCAGCCAGGCCCGGCGGGACAGCACCACGTTGTTGCGGTTCTTGTCCAGCTCGATGATCTTGGCTTCCAGGGTCTGGCCGATGTAGGGCTGGAGATCCCGCACCCGGCGCAGCTCCACCAGCGAGGCGGGCAAAAAGCCCCGCAGGCCGATGTTCAAGATGAGCCCGCCCTTGACCACCTCGATCACCTTGCCCGAGACGGTGCCGTCCTTCTCCTTGGTCTCCTCGATGTCGCCCCAGGCCCGCTCGTACTGGGCCCGCTTCTTGGACAGGATCAAGTGGCCGTCCTTGTCCTCCTTCTGGAGCACCAGGGCCTCGATCACCTCTCCCAGCGCGACAACCTCGCCAGGATCGATCACATTGCTTATGTCCAGCTCTCGGGACGGGATGATCCCCTCGGCCTTGAACCCAATGTCCAGCAGCACTTCGTCGCGGTCGATCTTGACCACTTTGCCGGAGACAATCTGTCCGTCTTCCACCTGCACCATGGTCGATGCGTAGGCGTCCTCGAGGTGCTGATCGTCTATGTCCTGATCGGTGATCTGGCGGGGGATGTAGTTGCCCTCTTTGTCAAATGTCCCCACTCCTTCGGGGGCATCGAGCACAGCGGTGGCGGCTGGCGGGGCGGATGGTGCGGTATCGGGTTCGGACACGTTGGATTGAGCCTCACAGGAGGAAGTAGATGGGACAATGGGCGCGGCTCAGCAGCCTGAACCGGCCCGTCAATGCTAACAGCCACCCCCGGCCCTGGCTACTTGGGCCTGGCTAGTTGGGGTTACCTACTTGGCGTCGGCCCAGGTGCGCCCAGACGACAGATGCACCTCGAGGGGGACCCGCAGCGGGAAGGCCCGGGCCATGGTGTCAACCGTGAGGTCGGCCACGTCGCCGTGCTCGTCCTCGGGGACTTCCAAGATCACCTCGTCGTGGACCTGGAGGATGATCCGACTGTCGAACCCCCGTTCGTCCAAAGCGTGGTCGAGCCTGACCAGGGCAACCTTGAAGATGTCGGCGGCCAGGCCCTGGATCCCGGAGTTCATGGCCTGGCGCTCAGCGGCCTGGCGGAGCCGGGCATTGCGCGAGTTGATCTCAGGGATCCTGCGCCGTCGACCGAACAGGGTCTCGGTGTAGCCCCGAGTCCGGGCCTCGGCCACTGTTCGGTCCATGTACTCCCTCAGGGCGGGGAACGCCATGAAGTATGCGTCGAGAATCACACCGGCCTCCCGGGTGGGGATGTTGAGCCGCTGGCCCAAGCCGTAGGCCTCCATCCCATAGGCCAGACCGTAGGACACCATCTTGGCGGTGGATCTTTCCTCGATGCCCACCGCGGCTGGGTCGATTCCGAATACCTGGGCGGCAACGGAGGTGTGTACGTCCTGGCCGGACTCGAAGGCTTCGATCAGGCCAGGATCCTCGGCCAGATGGGCAATGCAGCGCAACTCGATCTGGTTGTAGTCGGCCACCAGAAGGATGCACTCGTCGGCGGCCACGAACACCTCTCGGAATACCCGGCCGGTCTCGGTGCGCACCGGGATGTTGTGCAGGTTGGGGGCATCGGAGCTGAGCCGGCCGGTGCGGGCCACCGTCTGGTTGAAGGTGGCCCGGATGCGGTTGTCGGGCTCGATCCCCACTGCGGCCACCAGTCCCTCGCCATAGGTGGAGCGCAGCTTCTCCACCTCCCGGTAATCCAGTAATTCGTCCACTATCGGATGCTCGCCCCGCAGCTTCTCCAGTGTGGCGGCGTCGGTGGAGTAGGCCCCGGTCCGGGTCTTCTTCTGGGGGGGCAGCCCAAGCCTCTCGAACAGCAGCTCGCCCACCTGTTTGGAGGAGTTCACATTGAAGCTCCCCTCGCCGGCCGTATCGATCACCGACACCCGAAGCCGCTCGGCTTCTGAGGCCAGCCGGTCTCGCAGACGAGTCAGTCCCTCCACATCCACCCCGATGCCCACATGCTCCATGCGGGCCAGCACCCGCACCAGGGGTACTTCCATGT harbors:
- the rpsA gene encoding 30S ribosomal protein S1, with translation MDDQHLEDAYASTMVQVEDGQIVSGKVVKIDRDEVLLDIGFKAEGIIPSRELDISNVIDPGEVVALGEVIEALVLQKEDKDGHLILSKKRAQYERAWGDIEETKEKDGTVSGKVIEVVKGGLILNIGLRGFLPASLVELRRVRDLQPYIGQTLEAKIIELDKNRNNVVLSRRAWLEETEKEQREAFLDNLKPGERRSGVVSSVVNFGAFVDLGGMDGLVHVSELSWKHVDHPSAVVQVGDEIEVQVLEVDLDRERISLSLKATQQDPWQEFASSHQVGELVYGRVTKLVPFGAFVQVGESIEGLVHISEISSHHIDLPEQVVTPGEELWVKIIDLDINRRRISLSIKQAAEGGVVAAEFQEHFGEHAYDAEGNYIGAATEDVAADEDLAWAEYYSDSGEALESAPAEHEGEGGSEAPEAPAEHEGNDGSEALEAPAEHEGEGGSEAPEAVIEEPVEHT